Genomic segment of Sander vitreus isolate 19-12246 chromosome 17, sanVit1, whole genome shotgun sequence:
ATTTACCTTTTTAAACAATCTATATAATAAGATGTCACCAAATTTACCATTGacagcctaaccctaaccccaagtTACATAACATGCAGTAGGTTGATAATAATCTACGCCTCCTCTTTGAAGGAAGAGAGATAAAATGAGTACAACGCCACaagcagcaaacagcaaacACGCATGTTAAGTCTGTTTGTTTAAGATCTTGCTGTTTTGATGAGCTTATTGAAGGTTTAAATATCCTCTATCATATTGTGAAATCTTCATGCAAGTTTATTCTAAACATGAATATGCATTTGCTGTTGCACGAATCCAGGGCTCCTGAAAAGATGAGATGGACTTTCTTAAGAAGGATTTTAGCATCACCTGATAGCTTTTGTGTGCTTTTGGGAAAAAGGGCCTTGGTGTAAATTAGGATCTCAGTTCCTGACTTTGACACACTGACGTCTGGAACAAAATGTGTCCTGACACATTCACCATGTCTTAACAAACACTAACCCGTGAAACCTATTCACTATTAATCTCCATCTTCTTCTGAGCTTAATATCACGTACATTTCCTGTTTAAAGATGTAGCCTTGACCACTTGAATTTTTTAGCAGAAACAAGAAGTGATAACACTGACACCTCACCACATTTTAAGTTGATACATTGAACCTGTAACATGCAGCAGTTACACAGTTACTGTACAACATCTCTGGGGCCTTCAGTCAGTgggggaatgtaactaagtacattcactcaagatctttacttgagtattttgttttcatgctactttctactttctacctgtactccactacatttatctgaaaaTATGGCTTACTTCACAAATTAAGATttgcacaaacaaaacatatgaaGAGTTTATCAAACATGATTGTaagagatattttagtctgtttTGTGTGTAGGGCACAGATTTATATAAACAGCAAAATGCTTGCACTGCACATATATACCATGAGACGGGTGCGTTGGAGAGGGACAAGCCAGTCATAAGTTGCAAAAAGAAGTTGATTGGTGCAGACCCACAGTCACCATCTACAAAAGATGGCTTCTCAGTATGTAATACCATTAGCCTGATGAAGGTTAGGTACCAAAACATTGCCAGTTAactttgcaagttagacagtgtacAGAGGTTTCTTTGCAATTTAAgttattacatttctttttttatttgtatgtagTTCTCTTTCAAATGATTCAGATTGGACTGCTTTCAGtgcatttttttattctaaCACTGGGGGTCACCAAATGCTAAATCTTACATATCAAAGACATTCAGGCATTTAgaggtgtgtgttttggggtgTGTTACAGCCTATCACTGTGATGACATCACTGTTTCTTACTTgatctttaaaaatgttttctttaaattgtCTTAAACAGTCACAACCGGTCACCAAGTATAATAATGATAGACATTAACTAGACTAGCAACCTAATAACAGCATATTTGATTGACATTTGTTAAAGAAATCACAGTGAAGCAGAGCAAgtttacaaaaacatttctcaGCAAGCATAACTCCTACAGCATAAAGACAATACTTCCTTGCATCAACAATTAGTTGTCTTATTAAAAACCATATCCGTAGAAGAGAGAATCTTTCTTGTCTCTATCCTTTTTTATTTGCCTACATGTCTCCTTCTGTTTtcacccctttctctctctctccctatttCTCTGCTTACATGAAGCTGACTCATTCATACTTTTGAACTGCTGGCGTCATTGCTGTCCATTCTGCAACAACACACAGAGGCCAAAAGCTTGTCTATGGCCCCTTTCCTCATGAAAACATACAGAACTAAGTCTGCAAGAGGAAATAACCTTACAAACACAGAAGACAGGTCAGTGAGGGTAATGTCATATCTGTTTCCCTCTTTCAGAAACAATATGATTCTGGGTAGGAACAACAGCGTGTAAATAAGCAGCACCAGGACCAACATTCCCACAATTCGTCGTTTTTCATCAGCTGGAACTGAGATGGAAGCTGACAGGGCTTTGAGGGTTCCAACCAGAAAGAATATGAGCAGTGGGAGGGGAAGCAGGAAAAATATGGCTAAGATGGTGCCTGTGACCTCTGAAAAACCACAGAAAACCCGAGTGACGAGATAGACGAGGGAAATGATCCAGACCAGGACACAGACCATCACGGAGATCTTGATGGTTCGTCTGAAGCGGTACCACAGTGGGCAGGCgatgaccaaatacctgtaaCACAAGATGTAAGACACAGCTTCAGAATGATATAGTAATACAATGGTCAGACACAGAAGTAGCTACACACATTCTGGATAGACCGATACCTTTCCAGGGCGATGCACACCATGAAGCAAACACTGGCCATCAGACTAGAGAAGTAAATCATTTTGAGAAttgtttctttgttcttgtatctttgttgttttgtgttattttgtgaTACCACAAAACCGATCATGCAGCAGAACTCAACGAGGTCGGAAATGAGAAGGTTGATGACGTAGATCGGAGCAACATGATCCTTTCCCACCTGCAGGAAAACATTGGTTAAAGTAAAGAAAGCAGTTGTAAACATACTCTGAACTCCTCCCAAATATGTCTGCAGGGTCCAATCAGCTTCATGTACATTTTAACTATGGAGTAAATTATTCCTGTAAAATTATAGGTCATTACAAGACTAAATCCCAGCCCCCTGACATGTGGCCCCCAACCCAGACCAAGATCCTTTACAGACAGACACTTTACATAGTAGATCTCAGTCATAATGTACGTACCAGAGAATAAAGAGCATAGATGGCCACAAGGGTCAAAGGAAGTCCAATACTAATGATTATGTATGTCACCACTTGTGTGATCAATTCTGCTTTTTCATCATCTTTGTCGTTGAAGGTGCTGTTGTAATCATCGCTCATGTCTTGTGAAGTGTCGTTAACGTAGAAATCTTCCATTCTTTATAAAAAAGAGGCATGAAACAACATGTTGTTTAATATCTACCTACAGTATACCTACATACCCACAAATAAAACCAAGCAATAAATATGCTCATTGCTTATAGTTTCTTTTAGCAtatcttaaaggtccagtgtgtaacatgtttagttgttcattatcaaaatctgtggtgtcctttttcatgaatatttaccaccaccatcaattccaagtattcattttggcttgacattttacatttgcattcgcatgaactgggatagacgctccatattcatgcgccatcaactcacaggtgctgctaatgctgctaacgggtatcgtagcttcccggcccccagcaagtttgaagaaggaaacatggacgaccacacgtattcaaaatccacatttcaggaacaggagtcttcttcttcgcccagaaaaagaaaaaggatattgaaaagagcaagagaccggctttttgaagcgtgaaggcttccgtagctgtaatacgtactttgaactgcgtggtgcgagagagttgattgcgataaatgatctcaacgctagatgggagaaattcctacacattggacctttaatattTTTTACCCAATCtgctaataatatataaaatcaaATAATACAGTTTCAGAAAAAGTTCTGGTGATGTATAGGAATATTTTTGTGCTGATGTGAGGTCTTTACAGCAGCCACAGAAGATCGTCCAGTGGTTTCagaaatgtaatataatgtttaatgttaatgCACATTTGTTTAGGGCATTCTTCTGTTCTCGTTGCCTCACTACTTGTTGAATGCCCCTATATACTCTGATTTTGTGTACagaatcatttcattttttctcttAAATCTTAACTGAATCATGAACTGACTGTCACATGTCTTTGGTAACATAACTCATCAATCGTCGTATTGcaattatataaaaacagacaACCGTTCTAAATATATGGGCTCAAATCCTGAAAAATCAAAACAGTACTCCTATATTCTGTCTTTCATCTGTTTGTATTTCATTCATAACACTGCATCATTTTTTTCCTTGTTTAATCTTTTAAACAAGCTACAGcttacagcttttttttttttttgtcaaaatcaCATTGTTGTAGTTCTTACATTGTCCCCCTATGGGGCAATTTGTTGTGCAGCAGATAATATAGtacaaatcacacacaatcccacacacaatacagagattGCCTACCTTGCAGGCATAGTTAAAAACAAGTTATCTATGGTTCTTTATAGAATTAAGAAGTAGAATGGCTGCAGGTACAAACGAGTGATTATATCTGTTGGTTCTGAATTTTGGGAGTTTAAAGCAACATCTGAAATTCTGCCTGTAAGGGATGAGAACTATCTGACAGGATAGACATAAGGGAACAGACAAGAGAGtgaaaaaacaccaaatgaaataaaacacagttgGTTTAAACAGTGTTCTGTACACAAACACTTCAAAGCTGTCTGCTTGTTACACTTCGTATGCATATTCGTTTTTAATTAATGTATCGATTTTGTCTTTTATCATTTGAATAATCTCTACTGTACATATAACAAAAAAGTAATGTCACAAAACGTACCTTTAAAAGCTGCAGGACCCACCCTGAATGAGTTCCTTACTCCAATGTCTGATGTTTTGTTCTCTGCCACCAAACAGTCTACAATAAGTAGGCTAAGTGACGTCATGCAGTAGGTTTCTGTTACCTTTCTcttagaaagagagaaacaagacTGGGTGGGAACCATGGTATAGCTATGGCTCAGGGCCGCAGCTTGTCAACAGCCAAGACAGGCAACTGCTTGGGGCCCCCGAAGACTAACAAACtttaagcttgatttatggttctgcagaggctccacgcagagctttcgccgtagtctacgtaagtggcctgaagtttgtACTTGTGCATTGGTGTGCGCGTCGATGTCTTTAAGAGAATATAGtgtgttccatttacctcggaactcggaagcttaagctgggaatgacgtcactcGCAACCGAgctgaatgcgttccatttacaagtcagattttcattgttttcattagctctagccaggttagccgttgttagcaatgccagttGATAACAATACATTACGTTTGTTACTActgctttcactactgttgatgcacggagcagccattTTGGATTTTAAGCTCGGGCGAGCTGCGACgagtagttacattttttgaaaggtgcacatcaggctacggcgtagggtccggcgtagggtccggcgtagggtcgcGACTCCACGTACCTACGGTACGTAGCCACAGTGTTgatttaacacagaagcataaatcaacCTTTACTCCACAGCAATGTCTCAAAATGTGGCAACCAAAGTGACCAAAACTCCCCCTCCCCCTTAAACAGTCAAATGACTTCTCTGGAATGACATCTCAGTAGGAAACCTCCCTGAAAGGGCCATATGCCATTCCTGTTGAAACATGATAGTCTAAagtcaaaagaaaaatgaagaggAGTCATCCTTCTGGGAGTgaacaaagaaagagaaaaaagtagGATGAGGAGAATAAAAGTGGTAAGTAGAGCAGATAATGAGGATTAAGTTGTGTAACAGTAACTGTCTGAAAGTCATTTAGCCTTAACTATGGGGGAGAGGCCTTTGTACTTCTTGTTGTCAATGGAACATTATTTAAGATCTGTGACAGTATTTGTTTCTAGGTtgggttttctgttttattCATTGTGTGAGTTTTCTGTGTGTATCTTAATGTGTATCTTTAGCCCTGCCCTGTATGTATTCCCTTGTACAGCTGTATTGTGTCTACCCTTGTCAGCCTTGTTTGTGTTATCAGTCCTCGTTGACGGGGCAGCTGAGCTAGGGGTCAGCAACGGGCAGCTGAGCTAGGGGTCAGCAACGGGCAGCTGAGCTGGGGGTCAGCAACGGGCAGCTGAGCTGGGGGTCAGCAACCGGGCAGTAATTAGGTGTGGaaaacaccaattttctttgtgaatgaataatgtatcgtaaataaataaatgttcttcctcaaaatacagggggcataagtaagtacacccctatgttaaattcccatagaggcaggcatattgttatttttaaaggccatttATTTCATgaatccaggatactatgcagtCTGATAAAGGCAGTGGTGGTGTTCCTGTAAAAGAGAGGCTACCACtcagtgaataaataaaggtaaaatttaaaaaacagtttgaGATTAAATATGTGATATGGAAAAGTTTTTATTTCTCATCATGTTCAGTGATACACTATTTTTGATATACATACAGCACAAACAGTGATTGTTCATATTTATCGGCCATAATCTCATCACGGCCATAATCTCATCAcagttgtgttttaaaaaaaaaatctgacctcTAAGACTTTAGCTGCAAAACGAGGTGCTGTttggcaaaataaaaataaaaaatacatcacATCCATAAGACAAAGAAGTGGATCTGATAAACTCTAAATGCAAACCAATAcaaggtgtgtgttattccctcattatcccatttacaaggagcagataaaaggtccagagttcatttcaagtgtgctatttgcatttggcaatattatctgctcatattcagccaaatgcttcagaactcattggacggcgcttcacagtgcagatggacaatgacccgaagcatactgcgaaagcaaccaaagagtcttttaagggaaTAAAggggaatgttatgcaatggccaagtcaatcacctgacctgaatctgattgagcatgcatttcacttgctgaagacaaaactgaagggaaaatgccccaagaacaagcaggaactgaagacagctgcagtagaggcctggcagagcgtcaccagggatgaaacccagcgtctggtgatgtctatgcgttccagacttcaggctgtaattgattgcaaaggatttgcaaccaagtattaaaaagtgaaagtttgatttatgattgttaatctgtcccattacttttggtccctttaaaagtgggaggcacatatacaaactgtt
This window contains:
- the LOC144532849 gene encoding G-protein coupled receptor 4-like, coding for MEDFYVNDTSQDMSDDYNSTFNDKDDEKAELITQVVTYIIISIGLPLTLVAIYALYSLVGKDHVAPIYVINLLISDLVEFCCMIGFVVSQNNTKQQRYKNKETILKMIYFSSLMASVCFMVCIALERYLVIACPLWYRFRRTIKISVMVCVLVWIISLVYLVTRVFCGFSEVTGTILAIFFLLPLPLLIFFLVGTLKALSASISVPADEKRRIVGMLVLVLLIYTLLFLPRIILFLKEGNRYDITLTDLSSVFVRLFPLADLVLYVFMRKGAIDKLLASVCCCRMDSNDASSSKV